The following are encoded in a window of Sphingobium sp. AP49 genomic DNA:
- a CDS encoding Tim44/TimA family putative adaptor protein, which produces MYVIVILAMIAGFLALRLYSVLGKRTGHEQEPAPRPAEERAKVGVLQPRPMPEMTGDSVRLADGLITPAGENGVRALIAADRNFDVPQFVEGAKSAYKMVLEAFWRGDRDELAWLCDADVLASFEEAITAREAAGDVLDNRLVRIEKAQIVDASVSGRIAEVALRFEADIAAVTRDKDGNVIAGSLTDAVGTNDIWTFTRDLRSADPNWKLSETDEAA; this is translated from the coding sequence GTGTACGTGATCGTCATCCTCGCCATGATTGCCGGCTTCCTGGCACTGCGGCTCTATTCCGTCCTCGGAAAGCGGACGGGCCATGAGCAGGAGCCTGCGCCGCGTCCGGCAGAGGAACGCGCCAAGGTTGGTGTATTGCAGCCGCGGCCGATGCCAGAAATGACGGGCGATTCGGTGCGATTGGCTGACGGATTGATTACGCCGGCCGGCGAGAATGGCGTGCGCGCGCTGATCGCTGCCGACCGCAATTTCGACGTGCCCCAGTTCGTGGAAGGCGCGAAGAGCGCCTACAAGATGGTGCTGGAAGCCTTTTGGCGTGGTGATCGCGACGAACTCGCCTGGCTGTGCGATGCCGACGTGCTCGCATCGTTCGAGGAAGCGATCACCGCACGAGAGGCCGCAGGCGACGTGCTCGACAATCGCCTGGTCCGGATCGAGAAGGCACAGATCGTCGATGCCAGCGTCAGCGGGCGGATCGCCGAAGTCGCGCTGCGGTTCGAGGCGGACATCGCCGCCGTCACCCGCGACAAGGATGGCAATGTCATCGCCGGATCGCTGACCGATGCCGTCGGCACCAACGATATCTGGACCTTCACGCGCGACCTGCGCAGTGCAGATCCCAACTGGAAGCTCAGCGAAACCGACGAGGCGGCGTGA
- the secB gene encoding protein-export chaperone SecB, with translation MADEADTIQTTLTGNGADTAPQIALISQYVKDLSFENPNAPAVYQWQDQPQIDVQFNIGADRVGDEVLEIALKIEVKAVAPQGTAFAVELVYAALFGMRNVPEDQIQPFMLAEAPRLVFPFARRVLADAIRDGGFPPLLLDPIDFGALYLQQAEQMQATAGEPAGHA, from the coding sequence ATGGCCGACGAAGCCGACACCATCCAGACCACCCTGACGGGCAATGGCGCCGACACCGCGCCGCAGATCGCGCTGATCAGCCAATATGTGAAGGACCTGTCGTTCGAGAACCCGAACGCGCCGGCCGTCTATCAGTGGCAGGACCAGCCCCAGATCGACGTCCAGTTCAACATCGGCGCCGACCGCGTCGGTGACGAAGTGCTGGAAATCGCGCTGAAGATCGAAGTGAAGGCCGTCGCGCCACAGGGCACCGCCTTTGCCGTCGAACTGGTCTATGCCGCCCTGTTCGGCATGCGCAATGTGCCCGAAGACCAGATCCAGCCCTTCATGCTGGCCGAAGCACCGCGCCTCGTCTTCCCGTTCGCCCGCCGCGTGCTGGCCGATGCGATCCGCGACGGTGGCTTCCCGCCGCTGCTGCTCGACCCGATCGACTTCGGCGCGCTCTATCTGCAGCAGGCCGAACAGATGCAGGCGACCGCAGGCGAACCCGCCGGCCACGCCTGA
- the murJ gene encoding murein biosynthesis integral membrane protein MurJ, giving the protein MKLAKALGSVGGLTLASRVLALVRDSLAARYVGAGFASDAFNGVAFRLPNMFRALFAEGAFSAAFIPLFNKKAAGPGGMADGYHFAERALAVLLPVLILFTIVLLAAAWPITWALSGGFSRQNPTPDQFAFAVTLSRITIPYLALISLASLLGGILNSLDKFWVNAAAPILLNVAMIAGLWFFHGADEYETARVQAMSVTVGGALQLLWLIWACKRAGVSMTLKRPRLDADVRELLRLIVPAAAGAGASQINLLISTALSGWLLASGSITYIYYADRLNQLPLGLIGIGLGTILLPTISRMLSKGEDQAAMETQNRGIELALFLTLPATVAFITVAEPIVRGLFQYGRFSAEDAMRCGWALSAFSIGLPSYVLVKVLTPGYYARGDTRTPVRYAMLSIAINIVGNLAMIPTLGHIGPPLATALSSTVNVAMLYRTLVARGHFTADAQLRRRIPRLVVAAVVMGLALWAGEDLLDPMLSGTMVSRYIGLALLVGAGVALYGLACFVTGAYRLSDLKALLRRRGTP; this is encoded by the coding sequence ATGAAGCTGGCCAAGGCCCTTGGCTCGGTCGGCGGGCTGACGCTCGCTAGCCGGGTGCTGGCGCTGGTACGCGATTCGCTTGCTGCTCGTTATGTCGGCGCCGGCTTCGCCTCGGACGCGTTCAACGGCGTCGCCTTCCGCCTGCCCAACATGTTCCGCGCCCTCTTTGCCGAGGGCGCCTTCTCCGCCGCCTTCATCCCGCTCTTCAACAAGAAGGCGGCCGGCCCCGGCGGCATGGCCGACGGCTATCATTTCGCCGAGCGGGCGCTGGCCGTGCTGCTGCCGGTCCTCATTCTCTTCACGATCGTCCTGCTGGCGGCCGCCTGGCCGATCACCTGGGCGCTGTCCGGCGGCTTCTCGCGCCAGAATCCGACGCCAGATCAATTCGCCTTTGCCGTCACCCTGTCGCGCATCACCATTCCCTATCTGGCGCTGATCAGCCTCGCCTCCCTGCTGGGCGGCATATTGAACTCGCTCGACAAATTCTGGGTCAACGCCGCCGCGCCGATCCTGCTCAATGTCGCGATGATTGCGGGCCTGTGGTTCTTCCACGGCGCCGACGAATATGAGACCGCACGGGTGCAGGCGATGTCGGTCACGGTCGGCGGCGCGCTGCAGCTGCTCTGGCTGATCTGGGCCTGCAAGCGGGCCGGCGTCTCGATGACGCTCAAGCGCCCGCGCCTCGACGCCGATGTGCGCGAGCTGCTGCGCCTGATTGTGCCGGCCGCTGCCGGCGCCGGCGCCTCGCAGATCAACCTGCTGATCTCCACCGCGCTCTCGGGCTGGCTGCTCGCCTCGGGTTCGATCACCTATATCTATTATGCCGACCGGCTGAACCAGCTTCCCCTGGGGCTGATCGGTATCGGCCTGGGCACCATCCTCCTGCCCACCATCTCGCGGATGCTGTCGAAGGGCGAGGATCAGGCCGCGATGGAGACGCAGAACCGGGGCATCGAACTCGCCCTGTTCCTGACCCTGCCGGCGACCGTCGCCTTTATCACCGTGGCCGAACCGATCGTGCGCGGCCTGTTCCAATATGGCCGCTTCAGCGCCGAGGACGCGATGCGCTGCGGCTGGGCGCTGTCCGCCTTCTCGATCGGCCTGCCCAGCTATGTGTTGGTGAAGGTGCTGACCCCGGGCTATTATGCGCGCGGCGATACCAGGACACCGGTGCGCTATGCGATGCTGTCGATCGCGATCAACATCGTCGGCAATCTCGCGATGATCCCGACGCTCGGCCATATCGGCCCGCCGCTCGCCACTGCGCTCTCCTCCACCGTCAATGTCGCGATGCTCTATCGCACCTTGGTCGCGCGCGGCCATTTCACCGCCGATGCTCAACTGCGCCGCCGCATCCCGCGCCTTGTCGTGGCGGCGGTCGTCATGGGGCTTGCGCTCTGGGCGGGGGAGGATCTGCTCGATCCGATGCTGTCGGGCACGATGGTCAGCCGCTATATCGGCCTTGCCCTGCTTGTCGGCGCGGGCGTCGCGCTGTACGGGCTGGCATGCTTCGTCACCGGCGCCTATCGGCTATCCGACCTCAAGGCGCTGCTGCGGCGGCGAGGCACCCCATAA
- the trpS gene encoding tryptophan--tRNA ligase: MRVLSGIQPTGNLHLGNYLGAIRNWVKMQDEMDADSQCFFFLADMHSITVHEGREQRIRNVRDMAAALVASGIDPDRSVLFNQARVPAHAELAWLLNGTARIGWLNRMTQFKDKAGKDREGASVGLFVYPVLQAADILLYQATHVPVGEDQKQHLELSRDIATKFNTDFGVELFTIPDPIIPKESARIMSLRDGTAKMSKSDPSDMSRINLTDEDDAIMTKVKKAKTDPEPLPETAEGLAGRPEANNLVGIYATLSNSTPDAVCAEFAGKGFGAFKPALGELLVETLRPMRQRFLELRTDDAALDAILDKGAAKAAAAAEPTLRAAYDAMGLMR, from the coding sequence ATGCGCGTCCTTTCCGGCATCCAGCCCACCGGCAATCTGCACCTTGGCAACTACCTCGGCGCGATCCGCAACTGGGTGAAGATGCAGGATGAAATGGACGCGGATTCGCAATGCTTCTTCTTCCTCGCCGACATGCACTCGATCACCGTGCATGAAGGGCGCGAACAGCGCATCCGCAATGTCCGCGACATGGCCGCCGCGCTGGTCGCCTCGGGCATCGACCCGGATCGCTCGGTCCTCTTCAACCAGGCGCGCGTACCGGCCCATGCCGAACTCGCCTGGCTGCTGAACGGCACGGCCCGCATCGGCTGGCTCAACCGCATGACCCAGTTCAAGGACAAGGCGGGCAAGGACCGCGAGGGCGCCTCGGTCGGCCTGTTCGTCTATCCGGTGCTGCAGGCGGCCGACATCCTGCTCTATCAGGCGACCCATGTCCCCGTGGGCGAGGACCAGAAGCAGCATCTGGAACTGTCGCGCGACATCGCCACCAAGTTCAACACCGACTTCGGCGTCGAACTCTTCACCATTCCCGATCCGATCATTCCCAAAGAATCGGCGCGCATCATGTCGTTGCGTGACGGCACCGCGAAAATGTCCAAGTCCGATCCTTCGGACATGAGCCGCATCAACCTCACTGATGAGGATGATGCGATCATGACCAAGGTGAAGAAGGCCAAGACAGATCCGGAACCGCTGCCCGAAACGGCCGAGGGGCTGGCCGGGCGGCCGGAGGCGAACAACCTCGTCGGCATCTATGCCACCTTGTCGAACAGTACGCCCGATGCAGTCTGCGCCGAATTTGCCGGCAAGGGCTTTGGCGCGTTCAAGCCGGCGCTGGGCGAATTGCTGGTCGAAACGCTGCGGCCGATGCGCCAGCGCTTCCTGGAACTGCGCACCGATGATGCCGCGCTCGACGCGATCCTGGACAAGGGCGCGGCCAAGGCGGCTGCGGCGGCCGAACCCACCCTGCGCGCGGCCTATGACGCCATGGGATTGATGCGCTGA
- a CDS encoding DUF4136 domain-containing protein: MIAFRKIGLFAAPVLALLGLSGCATSFKADVARFQQLPAPAGQSYTIVADDPKLAGGLEFSHYAQLVGERLAQTGYVAASDPAKADLIVRVAYDVDNGRERVRSTGGYGAAPYGPWGYGRWGRPWGYGYYDPWLFGGPGFYNDVSSYTVYTSDLSLKIDRAADNLRLFEGKASAQSLSNKLTYLVPNLIDAMFTNFPGQNGEDVKITLPPEKKG; encoded by the coding sequence ATGATAGCTTTCCGCAAGATCGGCCTTTTTGCAGCGCCCGTGCTGGCATTGCTGGGCCTGTCGGGTTGCGCCACCTCCTTCAAGGCGGACGTCGCCCGTTTCCAGCAGCTTCCCGCGCCCGCAGGGCAGAGCTACACGATCGTCGCCGACGATCCCAAGCTCGCCGGCGGTCTCGAATTTTCCCATTATGCCCAGCTGGTTGGCGAGCGTCTGGCGCAGACCGGCTATGTCGCCGCCAGCGATCCGGCCAAGGCCGACCTGATCGTCCGTGTCGCCTATGATGTCGATAATGGGCGCGAGCGGGTCCGTTCGACCGGTGGTTATGGTGCGGCGCCCTATGGCCCCTGGGGCTATGGCCGCTGGGGTCGCCCTTGGGGCTATGGCTATTATGATCCCTGGCTGTTTGGTGGCCCGGGCTTCTACAATGACGTGTCGAGCTACACCGTCTACACCAGCGACCTCAGCCTGAAGATCGATCGCGCGGCCGATAATCTGCGCCTGTTCGAGGGCAAGGCCAGCGCCCAGTCGCTGTCCAACAAGCTGACCTATTTGGTGCCGAACCTGATCGACGCCATGTTCACCAATTTCCCCGGCCAGAATGGCGAGGATGTGAAGATCACCCTGCCGCCCGAAAAGAAGGGCTGA
- a CDS encoding cation:dicarboxylase symporter family transporter, with protein sequence MSLTIRILIALVAGLVAGIALSEFGGALDAAVVDIAQPVGKAWLNGLQMPLIPLIFALLVTGVASAATTARTSGTAARTLILFALLLLGSAGVAALLGPLLLQLWPVPAGAVGALAGAGPVTEVPGVRPSAEWLLGFIPANPIHSAAEGQVVAVVLFALVFGFAVTRVTEERRIALTGFLAALVDTLLVVVGWVLWLAPIGVFALALVAGSRSGLATAGALLHYIGFIVLICLAVTALVYPLVILLGRIAPGRFARAALPAQLIAFSTQSSIASLPAMIAASDGPLEVRESTRSIVLPLAISLFRITSPPANLGVALYVAAMNGVALGPLQIAMGVAVAAIVSLAAVGLPSQITFFTTTGPICLAMGVPVEALPLLLAVETVPDIFRTVGNVTADMGVTRIIDRLGGTQAKD encoded by the coding sequence ATGTCGTTGACGATACGGATATTGATCGCGCTGGTCGCGGGGCTGGTGGCGGGCATCGCCCTGTCCGAATTTGGCGGCGCGCTCGACGCGGCGGTGGTCGATATCGCCCAGCCGGTCGGCAAGGCCTGGCTGAACGGGCTTCAGATGCCGCTCATCCCGCTGATCTTCGCGCTGCTCGTCACCGGTGTCGCCTCTGCGGCGACCACCGCACGGACCAGCGGCACGGCGGCGCGCACCCTCATCCTCTTCGCCCTGCTGCTGCTCGGCTCGGCCGGCGTGGCGGCGCTGCTCGGTCCGCTGCTGCTCCAGCTCTGGCCGGTTCCGGCCGGCGCGGTTGGTGCGCTCGCCGGTGCCGGTCCGGTGACCGAAGTGCCCGGCGTGCGTCCGTCGGCCGAATGGCTGCTCGGCTTCATCCCGGCCAACCCGATCCACAGCGCGGCCGAAGGGCAGGTGGTCGCGGTCGTCCTGTTCGCCCTCGTCTTCGGTTTCGCCGTGACCCGCGTGACGGAGGAGCGGCGCATCGCCCTGACCGGCTTCCTGGCCGCGCTCGTCGATACGCTGCTGGTCGTGGTCGGCTGGGTGCTCTGGCTCGCACCGATCGGCGTCTTCGCGCTGGCGCTGGTCGCCGGCAGCCGCTCCGGCCTCGCGACGGCGGGCGCGCTGCTCCATTATATCGGCTTCATCGTGCTGATCTGCCTGGCGGTGACGGCGCTGGTCTATCCGCTGGTGATCCTGCTGGGCCGGATCGCGCCCGGCCGCTTCGCCCGTGCGGCCTTGCCGGCCCAGCTCATCGCCTTTTCGACGCAAAGCTCGATCGCCTCGCTGCCGGCGATGATCGCGGCCAGCGACGGGCCGCTCGAAGTACGTGAAAGCACCCGATCGATCGTCCTGCCGCTCGCCATTTCGCTGTTCCGCATCACCAGCCCGCCGGCCAATCTCGGCGTCGCCCTCTATGTGGCGGCGATGAACGGCGTGGCGCTCGGCCCGCTCCAGATCGCCATGGGCGTGGCGGTCGCCGCGATCGTCAGCCTGGCGGCCGTCGGCCTGCCCAGCCAGATCACCTTCTTCACCACCACCGGCCCGATCTGCCTCGCCATGGGCGTGCCCGTAGAGGCACTGCCGCTGCTGCTTGCAGTGGAAACCGTGCCCGACATCTTCCGCACCGTCGGCAATGTCACCGCCGACATGGGCGTCACCCGCATCATCGACCGCTTGGGGGGGACTCAAGCAAAGGATTGA